The following proteins are encoded in a genomic region of Nicotiana sylvestris chromosome 4, ASM39365v2, whole genome shotgun sequence:
- the LOC104248091 gene encoding uncharacterized protein isoform X2 has product MLETVDSSVHVNNNVFRTTQLHQNCGGGGGGDSSEEELSVLPRHTKVIVTGNNRTKSVLVGLQGVVKKAVGLGGWHWLVLTNGIEVKLQRNALSVLEPPTGNEDDDDLEFENVHWNGSDMASDDTQKSHRPRHRVHKSSGSHKAMSRSLSCDSQSKGSISTPRGSMKVDLSKLEMAALWRYWRHFNLREAIPNPSKEQLIDVVQKHFTSQQLDELQVIVGFVQAAKRLKTVCK; this is encoded by the exons ATGCTGGAAACAGTAGACAGTTCAGTGCATGTTAATAACAATGTGTTCCGTACTACTCAGTTACATCAAAACTGCGGGGGCGGCGGAGGAGGAGATAGCAGTGAAGAGGAATTAAGTGTATTACCAAGACATACAAAGGTTATAGTAACAGGAAATAATAGAACTAAGTCAGTATTAGTTGGTCTTCAGGGTGTTGTTAAGAAAGCTGTTGGTCTTGGCGGTTGGCATTGGCTG GTTCTTACAAATGGCATAGAGGTGAAACTACAAAGGAATGCTTTAAGTGTGCTCGAACCTCCTACTGgtaatgaggatgatgatgacctggaatttgaaaatgtCCACTGGAATGGTTCAGATATGG CATCCGATGATACTCAAAAATCTCATAGACCAAGGCACCGCGTACATAAATCGTCTGGTTCCCACAAGGCCATGAGCCGCTCCCTTTCATGTGACTCGCAATCAAAAGGATCTATTTCTACACCTCGTGGGTCCATG AAGGTTGACCTAAGCAAACTCGAGATGGCTGCACTGTGGAGATATTGGCGACACTTTAACCTT AGGGAAGCTATACCTAACCCCTCGAAAGAGCAACTAATTGATGTTGTCCAGAAGCATTTCACATCTCAG CAATTGGACGAGTTGCAGGTAATTGTGGGATTTGTTCAAGCTGCCAAGAGACTCAAGACAGTCTGCAAATGA
- the LOC104248091 gene encoding uncharacterized protein isoform X1: MLETVDSSVHVNNNVFRTTQLHQNCGGGGGGDSSEEELSVLPRHTKVIVTGNNRTKSVLVGLQGVVKKAVGLGGWHWLVLTNGIEVKLQRNALSVLEPPTGNEDDDDLEFENVHWNGSDMASDDTQKSHRPRHRVHKSSGSHKAMSRSLSCDSQSKGSISTPRGSMYIMQQKVDLSKLEMAALWRYWRHFNLREAIPNPSKEQLIDVVQKHFTSQQLDELQVIVGFVQAAKRLKTVCK, encoded by the exons ATGCTGGAAACAGTAGACAGTTCAGTGCATGTTAATAACAATGTGTTCCGTACTACTCAGTTACATCAAAACTGCGGGGGCGGCGGAGGAGGAGATAGCAGTGAAGAGGAATTAAGTGTATTACCAAGACATACAAAGGTTATAGTAACAGGAAATAATAGAACTAAGTCAGTATTAGTTGGTCTTCAGGGTGTTGTTAAGAAAGCTGTTGGTCTTGGCGGTTGGCATTGGCTG GTTCTTACAAATGGCATAGAGGTGAAACTACAAAGGAATGCTTTAAGTGTGCTCGAACCTCCTACTGgtaatgaggatgatgatgacctggaatttgaaaatgtCCACTGGAATGGTTCAGATATGG CATCCGATGATACTCAAAAATCTCATAGACCAAGGCACCGCGTACATAAATCGTCTGGTTCCCACAAGGCCATGAGCCGCTCCCTTTCATGTGACTCGCAATCAAAAGGATCTATTTCTACACCTCGTGGGTCCATG TACATTATGCAACAGAAGGTTGACCTAAGCAAACTCGAGATGGCTGCACTGTGGAGATATTGGCGACACTTTAACCTT AGGGAAGCTATACCTAACCCCTCGAAAGAGCAACTAATTGATGTTGTCCAGAAGCATTTCACATCTCAG CAATTGGACGAGTTGCAGGTAATTGTGGGATTTGTTCAAGCTGCCAAGAGACTCAAGACAGTCTGCAAATGA
- the LOC104248091 gene encoding uncharacterized protein isoform X3 has product MLETVDSSVHVNNNVFRTTQLHQNCGGGGGGDSSEEELSVLPRHTKVIVTGNNRTKSVLVGLQGVVKKAVGLGGWHWLVLTNGIEVKLQRNALSVLEPPTGNEDDDDLEFENVHWNGSDMASDDTQKSHRPRHRVHKSSGSHKAMSRSLSCDSQSKGSISTPRGSMVDLSKLEMAALWRYWRHFNLREAIPNPSKEQLIDVVQKHFTSQQLDELQVIVGFVQAAKRLKTVCK; this is encoded by the exons ATGCTGGAAACAGTAGACAGTTCAGTGCATGTTAATAACAATGTGTTCCGTACTACTCAGTTACATCAAAACTGCGGGGGCGGCGGAGGAGGAGATAGCAGTGAAGAGGAATTAAGTGTATTACCAAGACATACAAAGGTTATAGTAACAGGAAATAATAGAACTAAGTCAGTATTAGTTGGTCTTCAGGGTGTTGTTAAGAAAGCTGTTGGTCTTGGCGGTTGGCATTGGCTG GTTCTTACAAATGGCATAGAGGTGAAACTACAAAGGAATGCTTTAAGTGTGCTCGAACCTCCTACTGgtaatgaggatgatgatgacctggaatttgaaaatgtCCACTGGAATGGTTCAGATATGG CATCCGATGATACTCAAAAATCTCATAGACCAAGGCACCGCGTACATAAATCGTCTGGTTCCCACAAGGCCATGAGCCGCTCCCTTTCATGTGACTCGCAATCAAAAGGATCTATTTCTACACCTCGTGGGTCCATG GTTGACCTAAGCAAACTCGAGATGGCTGCACTGTGGAGATATTGGCGACACTTTAACCTT AGGGAAGCTATACCTAACCCCTCGAAAGAGCAACTAATTGATGTTGTCCAGAAGCATTTCACATCTCAG CAATTGGACGAGTTGCAGGTAATTGTGGGATTTGTTCAAGCTGCCAAGAGACTCAAGACAGTCTGCAAATGA